The Panicum virgatum strain AP13 chromosome 5K, P.virgatum_v5, whole genome shotgun sequence genome has a window encoding:
- the LOC120708291 gene encoding receptor-like serine/threonine-protein kinase SD1-8 — protein sequence MRPRTLSSLLLLAAAAAFTPSASTDSIYRNTTLTGNQTIVSAGGVYALGFFSPDGAGGRTYLGIWYASIPGPTTVVWVANRQSPVRSSPAALQLTAAGRLAILDGNNGTVWSSAAPTAGNVTARAAAQLLDSGNLVLSADGSGSDRSVAWQSFDYPTDTLLPGMKLGVDARAGIARNITAWRSPSDPSPGDVTFRLVVGGLPQFFLLRGAKRIYTSGPWNGEILTGVPYLKAQAFTFRVVYSADETYYSYFIRDPSLLSRLVVDGAAAQLKRFSLNNGAWSSFWYYPTDQCDLYAKCGAFGYCDPDRSPVCSCLPGFVPRSPDQWGQRDWSGGCVRSTSLSCDGGGGDGFWVVNRMKLPQATDATVYAGMTLDQCRQACLGNCSCGAYAAANNSGGDGVGCVLWTVDLLDMRQYPIVVQDVYIRLAQADIDALKAAADNHQRSHKGKLIIIVVATISGVLLLLAAVGYCCFWMKKGRKKRDSDGMASVQQSTTGEFALPYRQPRSHPSLSPARGQQQPDEASGEMGYAGKDVDLPLFDLEVILVATDNFAEHKKIGAGGFGLVYMGVLEDGQQVAVKRLSQGSTQGAREFMNEVKLIAKLQHRNLVRLLGCCIDSDERMLVYEYMHNQSLDTFIFDETKGRLLTWQKRFDVIVGIARGLQYLHEDSRFRIIHRDLKASNVLLDRNMVPKISDFGIARMFGGDQTTAYTRKVIGTYGYMSPEYAMDGLISIKSDVFSFGVLVLEIITGKRNRGSYEPELDVNLLGYAWMLWREGRSLELLDEALGGSFHHSRVVRCVQVALLCVEAQPRNRPLMSSVVTMLASENTALPEPVEPGVNPGMSTSSDTESSRTRSATANYVTVTRLEPR from the exons ATGAGGCCACGCACGCTCTCTTCtctgctcctcctcgccgccgccgccgccttcacccCGTCGGCATCCACCGACAGCATCTACCGGAACACGACCCTCACCGGCAACCAGACGATCGTCTCGGCCGGCGGCGTCTACGCGCTCGGCTTCTTCAGCccggacggcgccggcggcagaacGTACCTCGGCATCTGGTACGCCAGCATCCCGGGCCCGACGACCGTCGTGTGGGTCGCCAACCGCCAGAGCCCGGTGCGCAGCTCCCCGGCCGCCCTCcagctcaccgccgccggccggctcgCCATCCTCGACGGCAACAACGGCACCGTGTGGTCCTCCGCGGCGCCCACCGCCGGGAACgtcaccgcgcgcgccgccgcgcagctccTGGACAGCGGCAACCTCGTCCTGAGCGCCGACGGGAGCGGCTCCGACCGCAGCGTGGCGTGGCAGAGCTTCGACTACCCGACGGACACGCTGCTCCCGGGGATGAAGCTCGGGGTGGACGCCAGGGCCGGCATCGCCCGGAACATCACGGCGTGGCGCAGCCCATCTGACCCGTCGCCGGGCGACGTCACGTTCAGGCTCGTCGTCGGCGGGCTCCCGcagttcttcctcctccgcggaGCGAAGAGGATCTACACGAGCGGGCCGTGGAACGGCGAGATCCTCACCGGCGTGCCGTACCTTAAGGCGCAGGCCTTCACCTTCCGGGTCGTGTACAGCGCCGACGAGACCTACTACAGCTACTTCATCCGCGACCCGTCGCTGCTGTCGCGGCTCGTcgtcgacggcgcggcggcgcagctgaaGCGCTTCTCCCTCAACAACGGCGCGTGGAGCAGCTTCTGGTACTACCCGACGGACCAGTGCGACCTGTACGCCAAGTGCGGGGCGTTCGGGTACTGCGACCCCGACCGCTCCCCGGTCTGCAGCTGCCTCCCGGGGTTCGTGCCGCGGTCGCCGGACCAGTGGGGCCAGCGGGACTGGTCGGGCGGGTGCGTCCGGAGCACCAGCCTgagctgcgacggcggcggcggcgacgggttcTGGGTGGTGAACCGGATGAAGCTGCCGCAGGCCACGGACGCGACGGTGTACGCCGGCATGACGCTGGACCAGTGCCGGCAGGCGTGCCTCGGCAACTGCAGCTGCGGGGCGTACGCCGCCGCCAACAACAGCGGCGGGGACGGCGTCGGGTGCGTCCTCTGGACCGTCGACCTGCTGGACATGCGGCAGTACCCGATCGTCGTGCAGGACGTGTACATTCGGCTCGCCCAGGCCGACATCGACGCCCTCAAGGCCGCAGCAG ATAACCACCAGCGCTCACACAAGGGCAAGCtgatcatcatcgtcgtcgcgACCATTTCCGGTGTACTTCTCCTGCTGGCAGCGGTTGGCTACTGCTGTTTCTGGatgaagaaggggaggaagaagcgTGACAGCGACGGCATGGCGTCAGTGCAGCAGAGCACTACCGGAGAATTTGCGCTTCCGTACAGGCAGCCCAGGAGCCATCCTTCGCTGAGCCCAGCACGGGGTCAGCAGCAGCCTGACGAGGCGTCGGGCGAGATGGGATACGCCGGCAAAGATGTCGACCTTCCATTGTTCGATCTGGAGGTGATCCTGGTCGCCACGGACAACTTCGCGGAGCACAAGAAGATTGGAGCAGGCGGATTTGGCCTTGTTTACATG GGAGTCCTTGAGGATGGGCAGCAGGTAGCGGTGAAGAGGCTGAGCCAGGGATCGACGCAGGGGGCGCGGGAGTTCATGAACGAGGTGAAGCTGATCGCCAAGCTGCAGCACAGGAACCTCGTGAGGCTGCTCGGCTGCTGCATCGACAGCGACGAGAGGATGCTCGTGTACGAGTACATGCACAACCAGAGCCTCgacaccttcatcttcg ATGAGACGAAGGGCAGGTTGCTGACGTGGCAGAAGCGGTTCGACGTCATCGTGGGGATCGCGCGGGGCCTGCAGTACCTGCACGAGGATTCGAGGTTCAGGATCATCCACAGGGACCTCAAGGCTAGCAACGTGTTGCTGGACAGAAACATGGTCCCCAAAATCTCAGACTTTGGGATCGCTAGGATGTTTGGAGGTGACCAGACAACCGCATACACCCGAAAGGTCATCGGGACATA TGGCTACATGTCTCCGGAATACGCCATGGACGGCCTCATCTCGATAAAATCCGACGTCTTCAGCTTCGGCGTGCTGGTGCTGGAGATCATCACCGGCAAGAGGAACCGTGGCTCCTACGAACCCGAGCTCGATGTCAACCTCCTAGGATAC GCGTGGATGCTGTGGCGAGAAGGGAGGAGCTTGGAGCTGCTGGACGAGGCGCTGGGCGGCAGCTTCCACCACAGCAGGGTGGTGCGGTGCGTCCAGGTCGCGCTCCTCTGCGTCGAAGCGCAGCCGAGGAACAGGCCGCTGATGTCGTCGGTGGTGACGATGCTGGCGAGCGAGAACACGGCGCTCCCGGAGCCCGTCGAGCCCGGAGTGAACCCCGGGATGAGCACGTCGTCGGACACGGAGTCGTCCCGGACCCGGAGCGCCACCGCCAACTACGTGACGGTGACCAGACTAGAGCCGAGGTAG